The Altererythrobacter sp. CAU 1644 genome has a window encoding:
- the sucC gene encoding ADP-forming succinate--CoA ligase subunit beta — protein sequence MNIHEYQAKELLAKYGIGIPAGHAALTVEEAVDAAKQLPGPLYVVKAQIHAGGRGKGKFKELGPDAKGGVRLAKSVEEVEANAKEMLGNTLVTIQTGDAGKQVNCLYVTDGVDIAKEYYLSMLVDRASGRVAMIVSTEGGMDIEEVAHSTPEKITTITIDPAQGFMPHHGRAVAFALKLSGDLNKQAQKLAKQLYTAFMDLDCEMLEINPLVETEDGNLLVLDTKMSFDGNALFRHKDVEALRDVTEEDPAEVEASEYDLAYIKLDGNIGCMVNGAGLAMATMDIIKLNGAFPANFLDVGGGASREKVTAAFKIILKDPAVEGILVNIFGGIMKCDVIADGIVAAAKDVNLSVPLVVRLEGTNVQQGKDILENSGLPIVSADDLGDAARKIVAEVKQAA from the coding sequence ATGAATATCCACGAATACCAGGCCAAGGAACTGCTCGCGAAATACGGCATCGGCATTCCGGCCGGCCACGCCGCGCTCACCGTCGAAGAAGCGGTCGACGCTGCGAAACAGCTGCCCGGACCGCTCTATGTGGTGAAGGCGCAGATCCACGCGGGCGGGCGCGGCAAGGGCAAGTTCAAGGAGCTGGGTCCGGACGCCAAGGGCGGTGTCCGCCTCGCCAAGTCGGTGGAGGAAGTCGAGGCCAATGCGAAGGAAATGCTCGGCAATACGCTGGTGACGATCCAGACCGGCGATGCGGGCAAGCAGGTCAACTGCCTCTACGTCACCGACGGGGTCGACATCGCCAAGGAATACTACCTCTCGATGCTGGTCGACCGCGCATCGGGCCGCGTGGCCATGATCGTCTCGACCGAAGGCGGGATGGACATCGAGGAAGTCGCCCACTCGACGCCCGAGAAGATCACCACCATCACCATCGACCCGGCGCAGGGCTTCATGCCGCATCACGGGCGCGCGGTGGCCTTCGCGCTCAAACTGTCGGGCGACCTCAACAAGCAGGCGCAGAAGCTCGCCAAGCAGCTTTACACCGCCTTCATGGACCTCGATTGCGAGATGCTCGAGATCAACCCGCTGGTCGAAACGGAGGACGGCAATCTCCTCGTCCTCGACACCAAGATGAGCTTCGACGGCAATGCGCTGTTCCGCCACAAGGACGTCGAAGCGCTGCGCGACGTGACCGAGGAAGATCCGGCCGAAGTCGAAGCAAGCGAATACGACCTCGCCTATATCAAGCTCGACGGCAACATCGGCTGCATGGTCAATGGCGCGGGCCTGGCCATGGCGACGATGGACATCATCAAGCTCAACGGCGCCTTCCCGGCCAATTTCCTCGATGTGGGTGGCGGTGCCAGCCGCGAGAAGGTGACGGCCGCGTTCAAGATCATCCTCAAGGATCCGGCGGTCGAAGGCATTCTCGTCAATATCTTCGGCGGGATCATGAAGTGCGACGTGATCGCTGACGGGATCGTCGCCGCCGCCAAGGACGTGAACCTCTCGGTTCCCCTGGTGGTCCGTCTCGAAGGCACGAACGTCCAGCAGGGCAAGGACATTCTCGAGAATTCGGGCTTGCCGATCGTCAGCGCCGACGACCTCGGCGATGCTGCCCGCAAGATCGTGGCCGAAGTGAAGCAGGCGGCTTGA
- a CDS encoding 3'(2'),5'-bisphosphate nucleotidase CysQ, with protein sequence MIDRIRLEEIVREAARIAQGAWPGDGHAVEMWEKTPGNPVSAADMAVDAFLKRELCALLPAAGWLSEETADDVSRTDRGLIWLVDPIDGTRDFVRGRSGWCISVALISAGRPLIGMLAAPARGEEWIAVAGQGAWRNGEALRASTRAIFSGSRVPTDSLPREDRDLVTVDKPNSIALRIAMVAADEADLVATLRWGYEWDIAAATLIAREAGAEVTDAFGHPLVYNKHDPRAFGLLVCAPQIHGAAVERLADRAAELAPRTKG encoded by the coding sequence ATGATTGACCGCATTCGCCTCGAAGAAATCGTCCGTGAAGCCGCGCGCATCGCGCAAGGCGCATGGCCGGGCGATGGCCATGCGGTGGAGATGTGGGAGAAGACGCCCGGCAATCCGGTCAGCGCTGCCGACATGGCGGTCGACGCATTTCTCAAGCGCGAACTGTGCGCGCTGCTGCCTGCTGCCGGATGGTTGTCGGAAGAGACTGCCGATGATGTCTCGCGCACCGACCGTGGGTTGATCTGGCTGGTCGACCCGATCGACGGCACGCGCGATTTTGTGCGTGGGCGAAGCGGGTGGTGCATATCGGTGGCGCTGATCAGCGCCGGTCGTCCGCTGATCGGCATGCTGGCGGCGCCGGCCCGCGGCGAGGAGTGGATCGCGGTGGCGGGTCAAGGGGCATGGCGCAACGGCGAGGCGCTTCGTGCTTCGACCCGGGCGATCTTCTCCGGATCACGCGTGCCGACCGACAGCCTGCCGCGGGAGGACCGCGACCTGGTCACGGTCGACAAGCCCAATTCCATCGCCTTGCGCATTGCCATGGTGGCGGCGGATGAGGCGGACCTGGTTGCGACGCTGCGCTGGGGATATGAGTGGGATATTGCGGCCGCGACCCTGATCGCGCGCGAAGCCGGGGCGGAAGTGACCGATGCCTTCGGCCACCCGCTCGTCTACAACAAGCACGATCCCAGAGCCTTCGGCCTGCTCGTCTGCGCCCCGCAGATCCATGGCGCGGCGGTCGAGCGGCTGGCCGATCGCGCGGCAGAGTTGGCACCAAGAACAAAGGGCTGA
- a CDS encoding electron transfer flavoprotein subunit beta/FixA family protein has protein sequence MKILVPVKRVIDYNVKPRVKADGSGVDLANVKMSMNPFDEIAVEEAIRIKEAGKAEEIIAVSIGPAKAQETLRTALAMGADRAILVQVDDDVDVEPLAVAKILKAIADEEQPGIVMLGKQSISDDSNQTGQMLAALMGRPQGTFANTVEVEGDSVTVKREVDGGLETVKLSLPAIVTTDLRLNEPRYASLPNIMKAKQKPLDNKTPADFGVDTTPRLKTTNVAEPPVRQAGIKVADVDELVAKIKALGIA, from the coding sequence ATGAAAATCCTCGTGCCCGTGAAGCGGGTGATCGACTACAACGTGAAGCCGCGCGTCAAGGCCGACGGCTCGGGCGTGGATCTGGCCAACGTCAAGATGAGCATGAACCCGTTCGACGAGATCGCGGTCGAAGAGGCGATCCGTATCAAGGAAGCGGGCAAGGCCGAGGAAATCATCGCGGTCTCGATCGGCCCGGCCAAGGCGCAGGAAACTCTGCGCACCGCGCTCGCCATGGGCGCCGACCGCGCGATCCTCGTGCAGGTCGACGACGATGTGGATGTCGAACCGCTGGCCGTCGCCAAGATCCTCAAGGCGATCGCCGACGAAGAGCAGCCAGGCATCGTGATGCTCGGCAAGCAGTCGATTTCGGACGACAGCAACCAGACCGGCCAGATGCTGGCTGCGCTGATGGGCCGGCCGCAGGGTACCTTCGCCAATACGGTCGAGGTCGAAGGCGACAGCGTCACCGTGAAGCGCGAAGTCGATGGCGGCCTCGAGACGGTCAAGCTCTCGCTCCCCGCGATCGTCACCACCGACCTGCGCCTCAACGAGCCGCGCTATGCTTCGCTGCCCAACATCATGAAGGCCAAGCAGAAGCCGCTCGATAACAAGACCCCCGCAGACTTCGGCGTCGACACCACGCCGCGGCTCAAGACCACCAATGTGGCCGAACCGCCGGTCCGCCAGGCCGGGATCAAGGTCGCCGACGTCGACGAACTCGTCGCCAAGATCAAAGCGCTCGGCATCGCCTGA
- a CDS encoding OmpA family protein, giving the protein MKKSKLILSSVAALSLVGTSACVTDPNTGEKKVSRTAIGGVGGAVLGGLLGGAIGGKTGRIVGAVGGAAAGGYVGYKMDQQIKEIKEQTAGSGVDVTEVDGGDAFLVNLPDVTFATGSASISPSFQDALDSVAASLVKYPNSIIDVYGHTDTVGSASFNQQLSERRAQAVANYLISRGVSAARLRWQGFGETQLRVQTRDNVAEPLNRRVEIKVIPFDEQDVAEAQAAQGN; this is encoded by the coding sequence ATGAAAAAATCCAAACTCATTCTCTCGAGTGTCGCGGCGCTTTCGCTGGTCGGCACCAGTGCCTGTGTCACCGACCCCAATACCGGTGAAAAGAAAGTTTCTCGCACCGCCATCGGCGGCGTCGGCGGTGCCGTCCTCGGCGGCCTGCTCGGCGGAGCCATCGGCGGCAAGACCGGCCGTATCGTCGGGGCAGTCGGTGGCGCAGCCGCCGGCGGTTATGTCGGCTACAAGATGGACCAGCAGATCAAGGAGATCAAAGAGCAGACCGCAGGGTCCGGCGTTGATGTGACCGAGGTCGACGGCGGCGACGCCTTCCTCGTCAACCTGCCCGACGTGACCTTCGCGACCGGCAGCGCGTCGATCAGCCCGAGCTTCCAGGACGCGCTTGATTCGGTCGCAGCCAGCCTGGTCAAGTATCCCAACTCGATCATCGACGTTTACGGGCATACCGACACGGTCGGTTCGGCCTCGTTCAACCAGCAGCTGTCGGAACGGCGCGCTCAGGCGGTGGCCAATTACCTGATCAGCCGCGGTGTCTCGGCCGCCCGCCTCCGCTGGCAGGGCTTCGGTGAGACGCAGCTTCGCGTCCAGACCCGAGACAATGTGGCAGAGCCGCTCAATCGCCGCGTCGAGATCAAGGTCATCCCGTTCGACGAACAGGATGTCGCTGAAGCTCAGGCCGCGCAGGGCAACTAA
- a CDS encoding electron transfer flavoprotein subunit alpha/FixB family protein has product MKTLVWVEHDNNEMKDATLAAVTAASQLGEVHLLVAGQGCGGVAEQAAKVAGVGKVHVADDAAYANALAENIAPLVADLMGHHDAFICPATTTGKNIAPRVAALLDVMQISDILSVEGDKTFTRPIYAGNAIATVESSDPKLVITVRGTAFEKAATEGGSGTVETVSGPGDAGLSSFVGAELAESERPELTSAKVIVSGGRALKDAATFEEVITPLADKLGAGIGASRAAVDAGYVPNDYQVGQTGKIVAPEVYIAIGISGAIQHLAGMKDSKTIIAINKDEDAPIFQVADIGLVADLFKAVPELTEKL; this is encoded by the coding sequence ATGAAAACGCTCGTCTGGGTCGAACACGACAATAACGAGATGAAGGATGCGACGCTGGCAGCGGTTACCGCCGCCTCGCAGCTTGGCGAAGTGCACCTGCTGGTCGCCGGCCAGGGCTGCGGCGGCGTCGCGGAGCAGGCCGCCAAGGTCGCGGGCGTGGGCAAAGTCCATGTCGCCGACGATGCCGCCTATGCCAATGCGCTGGCCGAGAACATCGCGCCGCTGGTGGCTGACCTTATGGGTCACCACGATGCCTTCATCTGCCCCGCCACCACCACCGGCAAGAACATCGCGCCGCGCGTCGCTGCGCTGCTCGACGTGATGCAGATCTCGGACATCTTGTCGGTCGAAGGCGACAAGACCTTCACCCGGCCGATCTATGCCGGCAACGCGATTGCCACGGTCGAATCCTCCGATCCCAAGCTGGTCATCACCGTACGCGGCACAGCGTTTGAGAAGGCCGCGACCGAAGGCGGTTCAGGCACGGTCGAGACCGTCTCGGGGCCGGGCGATGCCGGCCTGTCGAGCTTCGTCGGCGCCGAGCTTGCCGAAAGCGAACGCCCCGAGCTGACCAGCGCGAAAGTCATCGTATCGGGTGGCCGCGCGCTCAAGGATGCGGCGACTTTCGAGGAAGTCATCACGCCTCTGGCGGACAAGCTCGGCGCGGGCATCGGCGCTTCGCGCGCTGCGGTCGATGCGGGCTATGTCCCCAACGACTACCAGGTCGGCCAGACCGGCAAGATCGTGGCTCCCGAAGTCTACATCGCCATCGGTATCTCGGGCGCGATCCAGCACCTTGCCGGCATGAAGGACTCCAAGACCATCATCGCGATCAACAAGGACGAGGACGCGCCGATCTTTCAGGTGGCCGACATCGGCCTCGTCGCCGACCTGTTCAAGGCCGTGCCGGAACTGACCGAAAAGCTGTAA